The proteins below are encoded in one region of Qipengyuania sp. HL-TH1:
- a CDS encoding ABC transporter transmembrane domain-containing protein, whose protein sequence is METEGRGRFARKRAAKDAPRQRSLRPLRMVWQAGTGYPGHVALALVALFITAAATLAIPAGFKMVIDRGFAEGATPDDMARWFRYLLMIVAVLAAGTAMRFYYVSWLGERVVADIRLRVQENLLQLAPGFYEENSPKEISSRMTSDTALIEQVVGTTVSVALRNALMAIGGTLYLFWLVPGLTMGLLLIIPAIVVPITLFGRRLRKVSRTSQDRVADIGAMVTEVLSAMKIVQGFNQEGREHGRFREAVERTFAVARRRVMLRAAMTAVVILLVFGGITLLVWRGAQAVSEGAISGGTIAAFVLTAGLVAGAIGALTEVYGDLLRGAGAASRLSELLDEKPAITAPERPQDLPVPPRGSLSFRNVTFRYPTRLEAPAISDFSLEVEPGEAVAIVGPSGAGKSTIFQLAERFYDPQAGSIRIDGIPLTGADPAEVRRRIAYVPQEGVLFSANARDNLRYGNWEASEEDIWAAARAANAAEFLEKLPRGLDTYLGESGTQLSGGQRQRIAIARALLRDAPILLLDEATSALDAESERLVQEALEHLMEDRTTLVIAHRLSTVRASDRIVVMEDGRIVEQGTHDQLSGNGGLYARLASLQFGLESA, encoded by the coding sequence ATGGAAACCGAAGGTCGCGGTCGGTTCGCGCGCAAACGCGCGGCCAAGGACGCACCGCGCCAGCGCTCGTTGCGGCCCTTGCGAATGGTGTGGCAGGCGGGGACGGGCTATCCCGGTCACGTCGCGCTGGCGCTGGTCGCGCTGTTCATCACCGCCGCCGCCACGCTGGCGATCCCGGCGGGGTTCAAGATGGTCATCGACCGCGGTTTTGCCGAAGGCGCCACCCCCGATGATATGGCGCGCTGGTTCCGCTATCTGCTGATGATCGTCGCCGTGCTCGCGGCGGGTACGGCGATGCGGTTCTATTACGTTAGCTGGCTGGGCGAGCGCGTGGTCGCCGATATCCGTCTGCGGGTGCAGGAAAACCTGCTGCAGCTGGCCCCGGGTTTCTACGAGGAGAACAGCCCCAAGGAAATCTCCAGCCGCATGACCAGCGATACCGCGCTGATCGAACAGGTCGTGGGCACCACTGTCTCGGTGGCGCTGCGCAATGCGCTGATGGCGATCGGCGGGACGCTGTATCTGTTCTGGCTCGTGCCCGGGCTGACCATGGGGCTGCTGCTGATCATCCCTGCGATCGTGGTCCCGATCACGCTGTTCGGGCGGCGGCTGCGCAAGGTTTCGCGCACCAGCCAGGACCGCGTGGCGGATATCGGGGCGATGGTCACCGAAGTCCTGTCGGCGATGAAGATCGTCCAGGGTTTCAACCAGGAGGGCCGCGAGCACGGACGGTTTCGCGAAGCGGTCGAGCGGACCTTTGCCGTGGCACGGCGCCGGGTGATGCTGCGCGCGGCGATGACCGCGGTGGTCATCCTGCTGGTGTTCGGCGGTATCACCCTGCTGGTCTGGCGCGGCGCGCAGGCGGTCAGCGAAGGCGCGATTTCGGGCGGTACGATTGCCGCCTTCGTGCTTACCGCGGGCCTCGTGGCTGGCGCGATCGGCGCGCTGACCGAGGTCTATGGCGATCTGCTGCGCGGTGCCGGCGCGGCCAGCCGCCTGTCCGAACTGCTCGACGAAAAGCCTGCGATCACAGCGCCCGAACGCCCGCAGGACCTGCCCGTCCCGCCGCGCGGCAGCCTGTCGTTCCGCAATGTCACTTTCCGCTATCCCACGCGGCTCGAAGCGCCAGCGATCAGCGATTTCAGCCTCGAGGTCGAGCCGGGCGAAGCGGTGGCCATCGTCGGCCCCTCGGGGGCAGGCAAATCGACCATCTTCCAGCTTGCCGAGCGGTTCTACGATCCGCAGGCGGGCTCGATCCGGATCGACGGCATCCCGTTGACCGGCGCCGACCCCGCCGAAGTTCGCCGCCGCATCGCCTATGTCCCGCAGGAAGGCGTGTTGTTCAGCGCCAATGCGCGCGACAATCTGCGCTATGGCAATTGGGAAGCGAGCGAAGAAGATATCTGGGCCGCCGCGCGCGCTGCCAATGCCGCCGAATTCCTCGAGAAACTGCCGCGGGGGCTCGACACCTACCTTGGCGAGAGCGGCACGCAGCTGTCGGGCGGCCAGCGCCAGCGCATCGCCATTGCGCGCGCGCTGCTGCGCGATGCGCCGATCCTGCTGCTCGACGAGGCGACCAGCGCGCTCGATGCCGAAAGCGAGCGGCTGGTGCAGGAGGCACTCGAACATCTGATGGAGGACCGCACCACGCTGGTCATCGCGCACCGGCTGTCGACCGTGCGCGCTTCCGACCGGATCGTGGTGATGGAAGATGGCCGCATCGTCGAGCAGGGCACGCACGACCAATTGTCGGGCAATGGTGGGCTGTACGCCCGGCTCGCCTCGCTTCAGTTCGGTCTCGAGAGCGCGTGA
- a CDS encoding polyhydroxyalkanoate depolymerase, translating to MLYHAYELQRSWLNSASTIASIGVEMLNNPSNPLNHLDPMGYLNIGPMAASALEVFAHATATYGKPGWNIEAVEVDGTPDPVLEATVLNRPFGDLKEFYRANLPEDAPRLLVVAPMSGHYATLLRGTVERMLQNYRVFVTDWADAKTVPLHEGEFDLDDYMDYVIGFLEHIGEGAHVMAVCQPSVPVFAATAIMNRDNHPCTPSTLTMMGGPIDTRCSPTSVNDMAMDRPIEWFRHNVIATVPMQYRGAGRRVYPGFMQLAGFMSMNLGNHMQSHYEMFKHLTAGDEASAQATKDFYDEYRSVADMTAEFYLQTVQEVFQDHALPNGTFLHRGKRVDLGDITRTALLAIEGERDDISGLGQTKAALDLTPKLDSAKKRYYMAEGAGHYGIFNGSKWRDRIAPVVEEFIAAHG from the coding sequence TTGCTTTATCACGCCTATGAACTGCAGCGCAGCTGGCTGAACTCGGCCAGCACCATCGCCTCGATCGGGGTGGAAATGCTCAACAATCCATCGAACCCGCTCAATCACCTCGACCCGATGGGCTATCTGAACATCGGTCCGATGGCGGCCAGCGCGCTCGAAGTGTTCGCCCATGCCACCGCCACTTACGGCAAGCCGGGCTGGAACATCGAGGCGGTCGAGGTCGATGGCACCCCCGATCCGGTGCTGGAGGCGACCGTACTCAATCGCCCCTTCGGCGATCTGAAAGAGTTCTACCGCGCAAACCTGCCCGAGGATGCGCCGCGCCTGCTGGTCGTTGCGCCCATGAGCGGCCATTACGCCACGCTGCTGCGCGGCACAGTCGAGCGGATGCTGCAGAATTACCGCGTGTTCGTGACCGACTGGGCCGATGCCAAGACCGTGCCGCTGCACGAGGGCGAGTTCGACCTCGACGACTATATGGACTACGTCATCGGCTTCCTCGAGCATATCGGCGAAGGCGCGCATGTCATGGCGGTCTGCCAGCCGTCGGTGCCGGTTTTCGCCGCCACCGCGATCATGAACCGCGACAACCACCCCTGCACCCCCAGCACGCTGACGATGATGGGCGGGCCGATCGACACGCGTTGTTCGCCGACCAGCGTCAACGACATGGCGATGGATCGCCCGATCGAATGGTTCCGCCACAATGTCATCGCCACCGTGCCGATGCAGTATCGCGGCGCGGGCCGGCGGGTCTATCCCGGCTTCATGCAGCTCGCGGGCTTCATGAGCATGAATCTCGGCAATCACATGCAGAGCCATTACGAGATGTTCAAACACCTCACCGCGGGCGACGAGGCGAGCGCGCAGGCGACCAAGGATTTCTACGACGAATACCGCAGCGTGGCCGATATGACCGCCGAATTCTATCTGCAGACGGTGCAGGAGGTCTTCCAGGACCATGCGCTGCCCAACGGCACCTTCCTGCATCGCGGCAAGCGAGTCGATCTGGGCGACATCACGCGCACCGCGCTGCTCGCGATCGAAGGCGAGCGCGACGATATTTCGGGGCTCGGCCAGACCAAGGCCGCGCTCGACCTAACTCCCAAGCTCGATAGCGCGAAGAAGCGCTACTACATGGCCGAGGGCGCGGGGCATTACGGCATCTTCAACGGCAGCAAGTGGCGGGACCGTATCGCGCCGGTGGTCGAGGAATTCATCGCCGCGCACGGCTGA
- a CDS encoding acetyl-CoA C-acyltransferase: MRDAVIVSTARTAIGRAYKGGFNDTKGPTLGAYSLKPAIERAGIDAGEVDDVLWGSALQQGTQAGNLARQVALRAGCPIGTSGMTIDRQCSSGLMSIATAAKQIITDRMDVVAAGGQESISLVQTKEMRVMPDPELVNMHGAVYMPMLQTAETVAQRYGISREAQDEYALQSQQRTAAAQEAGKFDDEIVPVSTTHKVQDKETGEISDVEITIAKDEGNRPQTTLEGLSSLKPVMGEGTTITAGNASQLSDGSSASVLMEAKVAEQKGLEPLGRYVGMAVAGTEPDEMGIGPVFAIPKLLERFDLKVDDIGLWELNEAFAVQVLYCRDKLGIPGELLNVNGGSISIGHPYGMTGARCVGHTLIEGKRRGAKYGVITMCVGGGMGAAGLFEIF; encoded by the coding sequence ATGCGTGACGCAGTCATCGTCTCCACCGCCCGCACCGCCATCGGCCGTGCCTACAAGGGCGGGTTCAACGACACCAAGGGCCCGACGCTCGGCGCCTATTCGCTCAAGCCCGCGATCGAGCGCGCCGGTATCGACGCCGGCGAAGTCGACGACGTGCTGTGGGGCAGCGCGCTCCAGCAGGGCACGCAGGCCGGCAACCTCGCCCGCCAGGTCGCGCTGCGCGCCGGTTGCCCGATCGGCACCAGCGGCATGACCATCGACCGCCAGTGTTCGAGCGGCCTGATGAGCATCGCCACCGCGGCCAAGCAAATCATCACCGACCGGATGGACGTGGTTGCCGCGGGCGGCCAGGAATCGATCAGCCTCGTGCAGACCAAGGAAATGCGCGTGATGCCCGATCCCGAGCTGGTGAACATGCATGGCGCGGTTTACATGCCGATGCTGCAGACCGCCGAAACGGTCGCGCAGCGTTACGGCATCAGCCGCGAAGCGCAGGACGAATACGCGCTGCAGAGCCAGCAGCGTACCGCCGCCGCGCAGGAAGCCGGCAAGTTCGACGATGAAATCGTCCCCGTCAGCACCACGCACAAGGTGCAGGACAAGGAAACCGGCGAGATTTCGGACGTCGAAATCACCATCGCCAAGGACGAGGGCAATCGCCCGCAGACCACGCTCGAAGGCCTTTCGAGCCTCAAGCCGGTGATGGGCGAAGGCACCACGATCACTGCGGGCAACGCCTCGCAGCTGTCGGACGGTTCGTCGGCCAGCGTGCTGATGGAAGCCAAGGTCGCCGAACAGAAGGGCCTCGAGCCACTTGGCCGCTATGTCGGCATGGCAGTCGCCGGCACCGAGCCCGACGAAATGGGCATCGGCCCGGTCTTCGCGATTCCCAAGCTGCTCGAGCGCTTCGACCTCAAGGTCGACGACATCGGGCTGTGGGAACTGAACGAGGCGTTCGCGGTGCAGGTGCTCTACTGCCGCGACAAGCTCGGCATCCCGGGCGAGTTGCTCAACGTCAACGGCGGCTCGATCTCGATCGGCCATCCCTACGGCATGACCGGCGCGCGCTGCGTCGGCCACACGCTCATCGAGGGCAAGCGCCGCGGCGCGAAATACGGCGTCATCACCATGTGCGTCGGCGGCGGCATGGGCGCAGCCGGCCTGTTCGAGATCTTCTGA
- a CDS encoding MaoC family dehydratase produces the protein MSPQDLAGKVGEVIGTSEWVEMSQERINQFADATGDHQFIHIDEEKAKMTPFGGTIAHGFLTLSMIPYLGAQSDMPRLDGVKMGVNYGGNKTRFISPVRSGKRIRGHWKLVEMIEKRPGQWQQTSEITMEIEGEDKPALITEWITQIFV, from the coding sequence ATGAGCCCGCAGGATCTGGCCGGCAAGGTCGGCGAAGTAATCGGCACCAGCGAATGGGTCGAAATGAGCCAGGAGCGCATCAACCAGTTCGCCGATGCCACCGGCGATCACCAGTTCATCCATATCGACGAGGAAAAGGCCAAGATGACGCCGTTCGGCGGCACCATCGCGCATGGCTTCCTGACGCTGTCGATGATCCCCTATCTCGGCGCGCAGTCCGACATGCCGCGGCTCGACGGCGTGAAAATGGGCGTCAACTACGGCGGCAACAAGACGCGCTTCATCTCGCCCGTACGCAGCGGCAAGCGCATCCGCGGCCACTGGAAGCTGGTCGAAATGATCGAAAAGCGTCCCGGCCAGTGGCAGCAGACCAGCGAGATCACCATGGAGATCGAGGGCGAGGACAAGCCCGCGCTGATCACCGAATGGATCACCCAGATTTTCGTCTGA
- a CDS encoding DUF5935 domain-containing protein — MLDAALFLFVMALFALGLRRPFVWVLAYLYIDILAPQKIGWTLTPMLPISFIAFMLAFAGWAIADAKSEIRFTLRQGIMIAFLGWCFLTLQWADFPEDAAYKWEWVWRALVFAIFLPFTLVTRLRLELALLVVTLTAGAIIISSGLKTALGGGGYGSLYFFVNDNSNIYESSTLSTVAIGLIPIIWWFMNHGRIFPPDWRVKLFGGAFIFACLLIPVGTEARTGLVCIGVLALLLLRDVKRRMTFIVGGIALVLMAAPFLPTSYYERMGLITGHEQDQSASTRLAVWQWTYDYALENPLGGGFDSYRGNKFEYRLPQVEENGSTTTVEYKDVVDEARAFHSSIFEVLGEQGWIGLFLWVWLHASGLWQMEKLRRRWRGREGASWQSPLASALQMTQIIALVGSLFQGIAYQPVILLIIALQCGLWTYLKRCEEAAAEPRSSRRRAAHRSEPQRATSASNAARSAPASEA, encoded by the coding sequence ATGCTTGACGCGGCACTGTTCCTGTTCGTCATGGCGTTGTTCGCGCTTGGCCTGAGGCGCCCCTTCGTCTGGGTGCTGGCCTATCTCTATATCGATATCCTCGCCCCGCAGAAGATCGGCTGGACGCTGACGCCGATGCTGCCGATTTCCTTCATCGCCTTCATGCTCGCCTTCGCCGGCTGGGCGATTGCCGATGCGAAATCCGAGATCCGCTTCACGCTGCGGCAGGGCATCATGATCGCCTTTCTCGGATGGTGCTTCCTCACGCTGCAGTGGGCCGACTTCCCCGAGGATGCGGCCTATAAGTGGGAATGGGTCTGGCGCGCGCTGGTATTCGCCATCTTTCTGCCCTTCACGCTGGTCACGCGATTGCGGCTGGAGCTCGCGCTGCTGGTCGTCACGCTGACAGCCGGAGCGATCATCATTTCCTCCGGTCTCAAGACCGCGCTTGGCGGCGGGGGCTATGGCAGCCTGTATTTCTTCGTGAACGACAATTCGAACATCTACGAGAGTTCGACGCTCTCCACGGTCGCGATCGGTCTGATCCCGATCATCTGGTGGTTCATGAACCACGGGCGGATCTTCCCGCCCGACTGGCGCGTCAAGCTGTTCGGCGGCGCGTTCATCTTTGCCTGCCTGCTGATCCCCGTCGGAACCGAAGCACGCACCGGGCTCGTGTGCATCGGCGTTCTCGCGCTGCTGCTGCTGCGCGACGTGAAGCGCCGGATGACCTTCATCGTCGGCGGCATCGCGCTCGTGCTGATGGCTGCGCCCTTCCTGCCGACCAGCTATTACGAACGCATGGGGCTGATCACCGGGCACGAACAGGACCAGTCGGCATCGACGCGCCTTGCGGTGTGGCAATGGACCTATGATTATGCGCTCGAGAACCCGCTCGGCGGCGGGTTCGATTCCTACCGCGGCAACAAGTTCGAATACCGCCTGCCGCAGGTCGAGGAAAACGGCAGCACGACCACGGTCGAATACAAGGACGTGGTCGACGAAGCGCGCGCCTTCCACTCCTCGATCTTCGAGGTGCTGGGCGAACAGGGGTGGATCGGCCTGTTCCTGTGGGTCTGGCTCCATGCCAGCGGGCTGTGGCAGATGGAAAAGCTGCGGCGGCGCTGGCGCGGGCGCGAGGGGGCGAGCTGGCAATCTCCATTGGCGAGCGCGCTACAGATGACGCAGATCATCGCACTGGTCGGATCACTGTTCCAGGGGATCGCTTACCAGCCGGTGATCCTGCTGATCATCGCCCTGCAATGCGGGCTGTGGACCTATCTCAAGCGCTGCGAGGAAGCGGCCGCCGAGCCGCGCTCCTCGCGCAGGCGCGCTGCCCACCGTTCGGAGCCCCAGCGCGCCACCAGCGCATCGAACGCGGCCCGTTCGGCCCCGGCGAGCGAGGCGTAA
- a CDS encoding TIGR04063 family PEP-CTERM/XrtA system glycosyltransferase, translated as MTRVLHILDHSLPLHSGYTFRTRAILKSLQGAGVEVRGITGQRHFAEGPPVEKVEGLTFHRTPGQPSGPPVWREWREIEALRQEIEQVVHEWRPDIIHAHSPALCGMAGLRAARRLRLPFVYEIRAFWEDAAVGNGTGRAGSLKYRLTRALENRVVAQADAVFTICAGLRGDLVARGHDGGKIALAPNGVDLTLFGDPPPRDAGLAEALGIGRGPVIGFIGSFYDYEGLDDLIAALPLLRERQPGAQLLLVGGGPMDEALRAQAAASTASEAIIFTGRVPHGEVERYYSLVDVLAYPRKRSRLTDLVTPLKPLEAMAQRRIVAASDVGGHRELIENGVTGLLFPPDDPAGMAEALAGFITARERWPAMREAGHAHVAQAHDWARNIDRYRAVYQNLLARDSSAVA; from the coding sequence ATGACCCGCGTGCTGCATATCCTCGATCATTCGCTGCCGCTCCATTCCGGCTATACCTTCCGTACGCGCGCGATCCTCAAGAGCCTGCAGGGTGCCGGGGTCGAGGTGCGCGGCATCACCGGCCAACGCCATTTCGCCGAGGGACCGCCAGTGGAAAAGGTCGAGGGGCTGACCTTCCACCGCACGCCCGGCCAGCCGTCGGGCCCGCCCGTCTGGCGCGAATGGCGCGAAATCGAAGCGCTGCGCCAGGAGATCGAGCAAGTCGTGCACGAATGGCGCCCCGACATCATCCATGCCCATTCGCCCGCGCTGTGCGGCATGGCGGGTCTGCGCGCCGCGCGCCGCCTGCGCCTCCCCTTCGTCTATGAAATTCGCGCTTTCTGGGAGGATGCGGCGGTCGGCAATGGCACGGGGCGCGCGGGGTCGCTCAAATACCGCCTCACCCGCGCGCTCGAAAACCGCGTGGTGGCGCAGGCCGATGCGGTCTTCACGATTTGCGCGGGGCTGCGCGGCGATCTGGTCGCGCGCGGCCACGATGGGGGCAAGATCGCGCTGGCCCCCAATGGGGTGGATCTGACGCTGTTCGGCGACCCGCCGCCGCGCGATGCGGGTTTGGCCGAGGCGCTCGGCATCGGGCGGGGACCGGTGATCGGCTTCATCGGCAGCTTCTACGATTACGAGGGCCTGGACGATCTGATCGCGGCGCTACCGCTGCTGCGCGAGCGCCAGCCGGGGGCCCAATTGCTGCTGGTCGGCGGCGGGCCGATGGACGAAGCCCTGCGCGCGCAGGCTGCGGCATCGACCGCCAGCGAGGCGATCATCTTCACCGGACGCGTCCCGCATGGCGAGGTCGAGCGCTATTATTCGCTGGTCGACGTGCTGGCCTATCCGCGCAAACGATCGCGCCTGACCGATCTCGTCACCCCGCTGAAGCCGCTCGAGGCCATGGCCCAGCGGCGCATCGTCGCCGCGAGCGATGTCGGCGGGCACCGCGAACTGATCGAAAACGGCGTCACCGGCCTGCTTTTCCCGCCCGACGATCCTGCGGGCATGGCCGAGGCGCTGGCGGGGTTCATCACCGCGCGGGAGCGCTGGCCGGCAATGCGCGAGGCGGGTCATGCGCATGTCGCGCAAGCCCATGATTGGGCTAGGAACATTGATCGTTATCGGGCCGTTTACCAGAATCTGCTAGCCCGTGATTCTTCCGCGGTCGCCTGA